The following proteins come from a genomic window of Gimesia chilikensis:
- a CDS encoding adenosine deaminase: protein MDDFIAALPKAELHLHIEGTLEPELAFQLADKNQVSLPFASVDEMRAAYDFQDLQSFLDLYYASISVVCTEEDFHDLTLAYLKKAASQNVRHTEIFFDPQSHTARDIPMETVLNGITSALKQGEKELGVSSRLILCFLRHLSAESAWETLQQALSFREQFIGVGLDSSEVGHPPSKFVKVFEEARRNGLHIVCHAGEEGPPEYITEALDLLHAERIDHGVRCMEDPTLVERLAAEQIPLTVCPLSNVRLCVYPDMSQHPLKRMLEAGLRVTVNSDDPPYFGGYVNENFTAVQQALDLSRQELIQLARNSFTSAFLSDAEQQKLLSELPEEID from the coding sequence ATGGACGACTTCATAGCGGCTCTACCCAAGGCGGAACTGCATCTGCACATTGAAGGAACGCTGGAACCGGAACTGGCGTTTCAACTGGCCGACAAGAACCAGGTTTCGCTCCCGTTTGCATCCGTCGATGAAATGCGGGCCGCCTACGACTTTCAGGACCTGCAATCCTTTCTGGATCTGTATTACGCCTCGATCAGCGTCGTCTGTACCGAGGAAGACTTCCATGACTTGACACTGGCCTACCTGAAAAAAGCGGCTTCTCAAAACGTCCGCCATACCGAAATCTTCTTTGATCCCCAGTCGCACACGGCGCGTGACATTCCCATGGAAACCGTCTTGAACGGCATTACCTCCGCCCTGAAACAGGGTGAAAAGGAGCTGGGCGTCTCTTCCCGACTGATCCTCTGCTTTCTGCGACACCTGTCGGCTGAGTCTGCCTGGGAAACACTCCAGCAGGCGCTTTCCTTCCGCGAGCAGTTCATCGGCGTGGGACTCGATTCCTCCGAAGTAGGACACCCGCCCTCAAAATTTGTCAAGGTCTTCGAAGAAGCACGTCGAAACGGGTTGCACATCGTCTGCCATGCGGGAGAAGAAGGTCCTCCAGAATACATCACCGAAGCCCTGGACCTGCTGCATGCGGAACGCATTGATCATGGAGTCCGCTGCATGGAGGACCCCACTCTGGTCGAGCGGCTGGCAGCAGAACAGATTCCGCTCACCGTCTGTCCGCTTTCGAATGTGCGGCTCTGCGTCTATCCGGACATGTCTCAACACCCGCTCAAGCGGATGCTGGAGGCGGGACTGCGAGTGACTGTCAACTCTGACGATCCCCCCTACTTCGGCGGATATGTCAACGAGAACTTCACCGCAGTGCAGCAGGCACTCGACTTATCTCGACAGGAACTGATTCAGCTGGCGCGAAATTCATTTACCTCTGCATTTCTCTCAGACGCGGAACAACAGAAGCTGCTCTCAGAGTTGCCTGAGGAAATCGATTGA
- a CDS encoding neutral/alkaline non-lysosomal ceramidase N-terminal domain-containing protein, whose translation MLTTMQKTLLVILIGLFGGNYSFLIAADWKVGQSRVDITPAKNIWLAGYASRKKPAQSTQHPLWAKALVFEDPQGQRAVIVTTDLIGLTREISDAVCKRVTNQTGISRAQIMLNSSHTHCSPVVKGCAALAYDFTPEQQQDVDDYAETLQGKLVKVIVEASQSLEPADLSFGEEKATFAINRRGRINPDGPVDHSVPVLKVTDSEGRLRTILFGYACHNTTIALFEFCGDYAGFAQIAIEKQYPGTLAMFMLGCGGDANPHPRGTMELAEQHGTALARAVSRAVEQKLDPVRGPLTVRFQRTDLPFVAPPSKAELESQTGKGDVYTQRLTDYLLGQLKEQGSIPTSYPFSAQIFEFGEDLTLIGLGGETVIDYAIRLHEELSVKHLWVAGYCNEVFAYVPSERVLKEGGYEGGGAMKYFGWHGPFQPGVEDRIIKLIQTMLAQ comes from the coding sequence ATGTTGACGACAATGCAGAAGACGCTTTTGGTGATTCTGATAGGACTGTTTGGGGGAAATTATTCCTTCCTGATTGCCGCAGACTGGAAGGTCGGTCAGTCGCGGGTTGATATCACTCCTGCAAAAAATATCTGGCTGGCCGGTTATGCCTCCCGCAAGAAACCTGCACAAAGCACGCAGCATCCACTCTGGGCCAAAGCACTGGTGTTTGAAGATCCACAGGGACAACGGGCGGTGATCGTGACGACCGACTTGATTGGCCTGACCCGCGAAATTTCCGATGCGGTCTGCAAACGAGTCACCAACCAGACCGGAATCAGTCGTGCTCAAATTATGCTCAATTCTTCGCACACGCATTGCAGCCCGGTCGTCAAGGGGTGTGCTGCACTCGCTTACGATTTTACTCCTGAGCAACAGCAGGACGTCGATGACTACGCGGAGACACTGCAGGGAAAACTGGTGAAAGTCATTGTTGAAGCCAGTCAATCACTTGAGCCAGCCGATCTCAGCTTTGGAGAAGAGAAGGCCACCTTTGCGATTAACCGTCGTGGAAGAATCAATCCGGATGGCCCCGTCGATCACAGTGTGCCTGTTTTGAAGGTGACGGACAGCGAAGGTCGGCTGCGGACAATCCTGTTTGGTTACGCCTGTCATAATACCACGATTGCCCTGTTTGAATTTTGTGGCGATTACGCCGGCTTCGCACAAATTGCGATTGAGAAACAGTATCCGGGAACACTGGCTATGTTCATGCTTGGTTGTGGAGGCGATGCCAATCCGCATCCCCGGGGCACGATGGAACTGGCCGAACAGCATGGGACGGCACTGGCCCGGGCGGTCAGCCGAGCGGTAGAACAGAAACTTGATCCCGTTCGTGGACCGCTGACTGTCCGGTTCCAACGCACCGATCTCCCCTTTGTAGCTCCTCCCTCAAAAGCAGAACTGGAATCACAAACAGGGAAGGGGGATGTCTATACGCAGCGGTTGACAGATTACCTGCTGGGACAACTAAAAGAGCAGGGCAGCATTCCCACGTCGTATCCTTTCTCAGCGCAGATCTTTGAGTTCGGCGAGGATCTGACTCTGATCGGTCTGGGAGGGGAAACGGTGATCGACTATGCCATTCGTCTGCACGAAGAACTCTCTGTGAAACATCTCTGGGTAGCCGGTTATTGTAACGAGGTCTTCGCTTATGTCCCCTCCGAACGAGTACTGAAAGAGGGGGGCTATGAGGGCGGGGGAGCGATGAAATATTTCGGCTGGCACGGACCATTTCAGCCTGGCGTTGAAGATCGAATTATCAAACTCATTCAGACCATGCTTGCTCAATAA
- a CDS encoding phosphatase PAP2 family protein encodes MTLILRTRYRSGLLPVLCYLLLMCLATGCITLKERTHVETVVCVDSETAMELEEPPGFRRIIEMDSPASPMQTAEEGLAHLSGPTGDSAESSSGFKRLLYRPEDILKASLTENEENPQQSTRIQIQGFLQEDPLAGIEGDFECVNPSIEEEFGTSPPSLWSRIKEDHQHYYSKESLVWLAGGFGVGAIIANTSLDGGIQNHLQSSVLGASSDEWLETFHAQKELGNGRYTLPLFAAAWGAGLLFEKVPLINATGEWGERSIRAIIVGTPPMLAMQSITGASRPGETSANAKWKPFQDNNGVSGHSFMGAIPFLAAAKVTDRPLLKVLYYAGSTLAPLSRLNDNRHYPSQAFLGWYMAWVATNAVDATQQADRNWRMFPISWGGNTGIGIEYNW; translated from the coding sequence ATGACGCTGATTCTGCGCACAAGGTACAGAAGCGGACTGCTCCCGGTCCTGTGTTATCTGCTGCTGATGTGCCTGGCCACCGGATGTATCACGCTGAAGGAAAGAACACACGTTGAAACGGTAGTTTGTGTCGATTCGGAAACAGCGATGGAACTGGAGGAACCTCCAGGCTTTCGCCGGATCATTGAAATGGATTCTCCCGCCTCCCCAATGCAAACTGCAGAAGAGGGACTCGCTCATTTAAGTGGTCCGACAGGTGACAGTGCTGAATCATCTTCTGGATTTAAACGGCTCCTATATCGACCTGAGGATATCCTCAAAGCCTCACTTACCGAAAATGAGGAGAACCCGCAACAATCCACACGAATTCAAATCCAGGGATTCCTTCAGGAAGATCCGCTGGCAGGGATCGAGGGGGATTTTGAATGTGTTAATCCTTCAATTGAAGAAGAATTTGGTACTTCACCACCTTCACTCTGGAGTCGCATCAAGGAGGATCATCAGCACTATTACTCGAAAGAGTCTCTGGTCTGGCTGGCAGGTGGATTTGGGGTGGGCGCAATTATAGCCAATACATCGCTGGACGGTGGTATTCAGAATCATCTGCAGTCCAGTGTACTGGGTGCGTCGTCTGATGAATGGCTGGAAACTTTTCATGCGCAAAAAGAACTGGGCAATGGTCGCTATACCTTACCGCTGTTTGCTGCCGCCTGGGGAGCCGGACTTTTGTTTGAAAAAGTGCCGCTGATCAATGCGACTGGCGAATGGGGAGAACGCTCGATTCGCGCAATAATTGTTGGTACGCCTCCCATGCTGGCGATGCAATCTATCACCGGCGCTTCACGCCCGGGAGAGACGTCAGCGAATGCGAAGTGGAAGCCTTTTCAGGACAACAACGGTGTCAGCGGCCACAGTTTCATGGGAGCCATTCCCTTCCTGGCAGCAGCCAAAGTCACTGATCGACCATTGCTCAAAGTGCTGTATTATGCCGGTTCCACGCTGGCCCCATTATCTCGCCTGAATGATAATCGCCATTATCCCTCGCAGGCGTTCCTGGGCTGGTACATGGCCTGGGTCGCTACGAATGCCGTCGACGCCACACAGCAGGCGGATCGCAACTGGCGGATGTTTCCAATCTCCTGGGGAGGTAATACAGGCATTGGGATTGAGTATAACTGGTGA
- a CDS encoding DUF6717 family protein: protein MTDESTPAETSTPKTHWGRLSFLVLGLILVALGIAWQLRLLPFGNSLPRQNAIMVIAPYKHQGTWVFDDSSAGLVQEPFVAGVPEMIDVIVKDIPDADQGFRLIFSSNPFPDYQKKLVWLRGDRGGNYYRFADSDMEGWICPAMFQYYEKAPPELYVKAEPMN from the coding sequence ATGACCGATGAATCGACTCCCGCCGAGACCAGCACGCCAAAGACTCACTGGGGCCGCCTGAGTTTTTTGGTACTTGGGTTGATCCTGGTCGCTCTCGGCATTGCCTGGCAACTCCGGCTGTTGCCGTTCGGGAATTCACTGCCTCGACAGAATGCGATCATGGTCATTGCGCCTTATAAGCATCAGGGAACCTGGGTCTTTGACGACAGTTCCGCCGGCCTCGTTCAGGAACCCTTTGTGGCGGGAGTACCTGAAATGATCGATGTGATCGTGAAAGACATCCCCGATGCCGATCAGGGATTTCGCCTGATCTTCTCCTCAAACCCCTTCCCCGACTACCAGAAAAAGCTGGTCTGGCTGCGGGGGGACCGGGGCGGAAACTATTACCGTTTTGCCGATTCTGATATGGAAGGCTGGATCTGTCCCGCCATGTTCCAATATTACGAGAAAGCACCCCCGGAACTTTATGTTAAAGCGGAACCGATGAACTAA